A window of Campylobacter lari subsp. lari contains these coding sequences:
- the bcp gene encoding thioredoxin-dependent thiol peroxidase has product MKELQIGDEAPIFELLNQDDVKISLKDFFGKKIILYFYPKDNTPGCTLEACDFTKFYDDFLNKNAVIIGISPDSVKSHVNFIQKHNLKHILLSDENKEICKLYGAWGLKKNYGKEYEGLIRSTFVIDENGKIEKIYKNVKTKDHAFKVLQELC; this is encoded by the coding sequence ATGAAAGAATTGCAAATTGGCGATGAAGCTCCTATTTTTGAACTTTTAAATCAAGATGATGTTAAAATTTCATTAAAAGATTTTTTTGGAAAAAAAATTATTTTATATTTTTATCCAAAGGATAATACTCCAGGTTGTACTTTAGAAGCTTGTGATTTTACTAAATTTTATGATGATTTTTTAAATAAGAATGCAGTCATTATAGGAATTAGTCCAGATAGTGTTAAATCTCATGTAAATTTTATACAAAAACATAATTTAAAGCATATTTTATTAAGTGATGAAAATAAAGAAATTTGCAAGCTTTATGGAGCATGGGGTTTAAAGAAAAATTATGGTAAAGAATATGAGGGTTTGATAAGATCTACTTTTGTAATAGATGAAAATGGCAAAATAGAAAAAATTTATAAAAATGTAAAAACAAAAGATCATGCTTTTAAGGTGTTGCAAGAATTATGTTAG
- a CDS encoding tautomerase family protein, which yields MPIINIKLAKPEFSKAQKEELVADITELLYTKYNKPKQNIVIMLEDIEPYNIAFGGESVEKLRMKGNK from the coding sequence ATGCCTATTATTAATATCAAACTCGCTAAACCAGAATTTAGCAAAGCACAAAAAGAAGAGCTAGTAGCAGATATTACAGAGCTTTTGTATACAAAATATAATAAACCAAAGCAAAATATAGTGATCATGTTAGAAGATATTGAGCCATATAATATTGCTTTTGGTGGTGAAAGTGTAGAAAAATTAAGAATGAAAGGTAATAAATGA
- the ilvE gene encoding branched-chain-amino-acid transaminase has translation MIRAKKIWMDGKIIDFDDAKIHVLTHSLHYANAVFEGTRAYKTQNGLAIFRLKEHTKRLLESAKITLINSPFSQEELENAQVELLRANDFQNNTYLRPLIFLGDGTMGVYHAKAPVRVAIAAWEWGAYLGEEGLEKGIKVKISSFARNSVKSSLGKAKASANYLNSQMAKYEAIEAGYEEALMLDEEGFVAEGTGECFFMVKDGKLITPPNDFSLKSITQDTVLKIAHDLGISVVRQRISRDEVYVADEAFFTGTAAEITPINNIDARIIGNGKRGELTTKLQNAYFDIVYGRNEKYASMLTYI, from the coding sequence ATGATTAGGGCAAAAAAAATTTGGATGGATGGAAAAATCATTGATTTTGATGATGCAAAAATCCATGTTTTAACACATTCATTACATTATGCAAATGCGGTTTTTGAAGGAACGAGAGCTTATAAAACACAAAATGGTTTAGCAATTTTTAGATTAAAAGAACATACCAAAAGACTTTTAGAGTCTGCAAAAATCACTTTAATCAACTCGCCTTTTTCTCAAGAAGAACTTGAAAACGCACAAGTTGAGCTTTTAAGGGCAAATGATTTTCAAAATAACACTTATTTGCGCCCATTGATCTTTTTAGGTGATGGAACTATGGGAGTTTATCATGCTAAAGCTCCTGTTAGAGTAGCTATTGCTGCTTGGGAATGGGGTGCTTATTTGGGCGAAGAAGGCTTGGAAAAAGGTATTAAGGTTAAAATTTCTTCTTTTGCTAGAAACAGCGTAAAATCTAGCCTAGGTAAAGCCAAAGCAAGTGCAAATTACTTGAATTCTCAAATGGCTAAATATGAAGCTATAGAAGCAGGATATGAAGAAGCTTTAATGCTAGATGAGGAAGGTTTTGTAGCAGAAGGAACAGGTGAGTGCTTTTTTATGGTTAAAGATGGGAAATTAATCACTCCACCAAATGATTTTTCATTAAAAAGTATCACTCAAGATACTGTTTTAAAAATTGCACATGATTTGGGTATAAGCGTAGTGCGCCAAAGAATTTCAAGAGATGAAGTTTATGTGGCCGATGAAGCATTTTTCACAGGAACTGCAGCAGAAATAACCCCAATAAATAATATTGATGCAAGAATTATAGGAAATGGAAAAAGAGGTGAGCTAACGACAAAGCTTCAAAATGCGTATTTTGATATAGTTTATGGACGCAATGAAAAATACGCTTCTATGCTAACTTATATTTAA
- a CDS encoding prohibitin family protein — protein MPADLNDYFNKKNNQNNNKQNLNFKAPEFNFKGFGKFSPLIYSAIAIILVFALFKPFAIVNSGEMGIKSTTGKYSPTPLEPGLHFFMPILQKITIVDTRVRQINYASIEGVNENLQIGSGVVNKNSISVLDSRGLPVSIDVTVQYRLNPLQVPQTIATWGLNWENKIIDPVVRDVVRNVVGQYTAEELPTNRNTIAVQIDQGIRKTIESQPNEPAELQAVQLREIILPIKVKEQIERVQIAKQEAERTKYEVERANQEALKKAALAEGEANATIISAKGRASAVKIEADAQAYSNREIAKSLNNPLLDLKQIETQKQFNEALKVNKDAKIFLTPGGAVPNIWVDSKDSKRTSSVAN, from the coding sequence ATGCCAGCTGATTTGAATGATTATTTTAATAAAAAAAACAATCAAAACAACAATAAGCAAAATTTAAATTTCAAAGCTCCAGAATTTAATTTCAAAGGTTTTGGAAAATTTTCTCCATTAATTTATAGTGCAATTGCAATTATTTTAGTTTTTGCACTTTTTAAACCTTTTGCAATAGTTAATTCAGGGGAAATGGGGATCAAGTCTACCACGGGTAAATACAGCCCTACTCCGCTTGAACCAGGACTTCATTTTTTTATGCCAATTTTACAAAAAATCACCATTGTAGATACTAGAGTAAGACAAATTAATTATGCTTCCATTGAAGGTGTAAATGAAAATTTACAAATAGGCTCAGGTGTGGTTAATAAAAACAGTATCTCTGTGCTTGATTCAAGAGGTTTGCCTGTATCTATTGATGTAACCGTTCAATATAGACTAAATCCTTTACAAGTGCCACAAACCATTGCTACTTGGGGGCTTAATTGGGAAAATAAAATCATTGATCCAGTGGTAAGAGATGTAGTAAGAAATGTAGTAGGTCAATACACAGCAGAAGAGCTTCCAACAAATCGTAATACTATAGCAGTGCAAATTGATCAAGGCATTAGAAAAACCATAGAAAGCCAACCAAATGAACCAGCAGAATTGCAAGCAGTTCAACTTAGAGAGATCATTTTACCTATAAAAGTAAAAGAGCAAATTGAAAGAGTTCAGATTGCTAAACAAGAGGCTGAAAGAACCAAATACGAAGTAGAAAGAGCTAATCAAGAAGCACTTAAAAAAGCAGCTTTAGCTGAAGGGGAAGCAAATGCAACTATAATAAGCGCAAAAGGTAGGGCAAGTGCAGTTAAAATAGAAGCTGATGCACAAGCGTATTCAAATAGAGAGATAGCAAAAAGTTTAAATAATCCTTTGCTTGATTTAAAACAAATCGAAACTCAAAAGCAGTTTAACGAAGCACTTAAGGTTAACAAAGATGCCAAAATTTTCTTAACACCTGGTGGAGCTGTGCCAAATATTTGGGTTGATAGCAAAGATAGTAAAAGAACAAGCTCGGTAGCAAATTAA
- a CDS encoding DUF2393 family protein, with amino-acid sequence MNAQHIREQMIFYTTHLHLVDFLLMALVVFFFVITLFLALIIRNKPAFAFMVIFLGILCSAGIAYLGYFLIDTKVRSRITSLDNAQFFVYDNSLSVDYSLTNTSKKSFRYCKLKVEVFKKSDDNSTFKNLIHTIKPLRSKSTMIEKTINPQQTINLKTKFSDFKEGQNFDIEISSKCF; translated from the coding sequence ATGAATGCCCAACACATTCGAGAGCAAATGATTTTTTATACTACTCATTTGCACTTAGTAGATTTTTTATTAATGGCCTTGGTTGTATTTTTTTTCGTTATCACTTTATTTTTAGCTTTAATCATCAGAAACAAGCCTGCTTTTGCTTTTATGGTTATTTTTTTAGGAATTTTATGCTCAGCAGGCATTGCTTATTTAGGATATTTTTTAATTGATACTAAGGTTAGATCAAGAATAACCAGCTTAGATAATGCTCAATTTTTTGTATATGATAACTCACTCAGTGTTGATTATAGTCTGACAAATACTTCTAAAAAAAGTTTTAGATACTGCAAACTAAAAGTAGAAGTCTTTAAGAAAAGTGATGATAATAGTACTTTTAAAAATTTAATACATACCATAAAACCTCTAAGAAGTAAATCAACCATGATAGAAAAAACAATAAATCCACAACAAACTATTAATTTAAAAACCAAATTTTCCGATTTTAAAGAAGGTCAAAATTTTGACATTGAAATTAGTTCAAAGTGTTTTTAA
- a CDS encoding DUF2393 family protein: protein MGYFTIFHILIIVIMLASTGLTWVLLYLKVQNKKYMIIFCAVSFILALILTISLLLTIDQYTKKASLSNFSTYRRLATESIIVKGRVTNDTNFKISECFLELRIIDDNKKHEVSGEIFNQQNFDSIKRANQEQRDVSYNINIVKYLPGNTYKDFSFEVALPPQFQSYKVFKQLKCR from the coding sequence ATGGGATATTTTACAATTTTTCATATTTTAATCATTGTTATTATGTTAGCTTCTACAGGTTTAACTTGGGTTTTGCTTTACTTAAAAGTTCAAAATAAAAAATATATGATTATTTTTTGCGCAGTGAGTTTCATACTGGCATTAATTTTAACTATTTCATTACTATTAACTATAGATCAATACACCAAAAAAGCAAGTTTGAGTAATTTTTCAACCTACAGACGCTTAGCAACAGAAAGTATTATTGTGAAAGGTAGAGTAACTAATGATACTAATTTTAAAATTTCTGAATGCTTTTTAGAGCTTAGGATAATTGATGATAATAAAAAACATGAGGTAAGCGGTGAAATCTTTAATCAACAAAATTTTGATAGTATAAAAAGAGCAAATCAAGAACAAAGAGATGTATCTTATAATATAAACATTGTTAAGTATCTTCCAGGCAATACATACAAAGACTTTTCATTTGAAGTGGCATTGCCACCCCAATTTCAAAGCTATAAAGTATTTAAACAGCTAAAATGTCGATAA
- the purF gene encoding amidophosphoribosyltransferase: protein MCAVVGVINSKNASTVAYYALFAMQHRGQEASGISVSDGLNIQTHKAKGEVGQIFNTQILAELKGSIAIGHNRYSTAGNSSLHDAQPVAATCSLGDISLVHNGNLINKEEVRKELINNGAIFHSNMDTENVVHLIAKSKKETLKDRFIESLTQSKGAYCFMLASKNQLFVVRDPYGVRPLSLGKLKDGGYIVASETCAFDLIEAEFIRDVKPGEMLIFTQGSDEFESIQVFDKTDPRICAFEYIYFARPDSIIEGKSVYEVRKKMGEALAKKFKEKVDFVVPVPDSGVSAAIGFAQYLKIPLEMAIVRNHYVGRTFIEPTQEMRNLKVKLKLNPMKKVLEGKDIVVIDDSVVRGTTSKKIIALLKQAGARKIHLAIACPEIKFPDIYGIDTPTFEELISANKNVEEVREYTGADSLTFLDINELVSSIGNERKYSLISFDGDYFIQ from the coding sequence ATGTGTGCAGTAGTTGGAGTAATTAATTCAAAAAATGCAAGTACGGTGGCTTACTATGCTTTATTTGCGATGCAACATCGTGGGCAAGAGGCAAGCGGGATTAGTGTAAGTGATGGTTTAAATATTCAAACACATAAAGCTAAAGGCGAGGTTGGGCAAATTTTTAATACGCAAATTTTAGCAGAGCTCAAAGGTAGCATTGCTATTGGGCATAATCGTTATTCTACGGCTGGAAATTCTTCTTTGCATGATGCTCAACCTGTTGCAGCTACTTGTTCTTTGGGTGATATTTCTTTAGTACATAATGGAAATTTGATTAATAAAGAAGAAGTTAGAAAAGAACTGATTAACAACGGGGCTATTTTTCATTCTAATATGGATACAGAAAATGTGGTGCATTTAATAGCAAAAAGCAAAAAAGAAACTTTGAAAGATAGATTTATAGAAAGCTTGACTCAAAGCAAGGGAGCGTATTGCTTTATGCTTGCTAGCAAAAATCAACTTTTTGTCGTGAGAGATCCTTATGGGGTTAGACCTTTATCTTTAGGAAAATTAAAAGATGGTGGATATATTGTAGCGAGTGAAACTTGTGCTTTTGATTTGATAGAAGCTGAATTTATCCGCGATGTAAAACCAGGCGAGATGTTAATTTTTACTCAAGGTAGTGATGAGTTTGAAAGCATTCAAGTATTTGATAAGACAGATCCAAGAATTTGTGCATTTGAGTATATTTATTTTGCTAGACCTGATAGTATTATAGAGGGTAAAAGCGTATATGAAGTGCGTAAAAAAATGGGTGAAGCCTTGGCTAAAAAATTTAAAGAAAAAGTGGATTTTGTAGTGCCAGTTCCAGATAGTGGCGTAAGTGCTGCTATAGGTTTTGCGCAATATTTAAAAATCCCACTTGAAATGGCAATAGTTAGAAATCACTATGTAGGCAGAACCTTTATAGAACCAACTCAAGAAATGAGAAATTTGAAAGTAAAATTAAAACTCAATCCTATGAAAAAAGTCTTAGAGGGTAAAGATATAGTGGTGATTGATGATAGTGTGGTAAGAGGAACAACTTCTAAAAAAATTATTGCACTTTTAAAACAAGCAGGCGCAAGAAAAATCCATTTGGCTATAGCATGTCCAGAAATTAAATTTCCTGATATTTATGGTATTGACACTCCAACATTTGAAGAGTTAATCTCTGCTAATAAAAATGTTGAAGAAGTTAGAGAGTATACAGGTGCAGATAGTTTAACTTTCTTAGATATCAATGAGTTGGTTTCAAGTATAGGTAATGAAAGAAAGTATTCATTGATCAGTTTTGATGGGGATTATTTTATTCAATAA
- the dapB gene encoding 4-hydroxy-tetrahydrodipicolinate reductase has translation MINIGIHGSSGRMGTQIRLCLEGDEFAKSSALFDQGSSYEDFFAKCDVIIDFSTPKGCEDLLLYARSNPKPLVIGTTGLDTKQNELMQSASITMPILYATNMSLGVAILKKLSYLASEALRDFDIEILEMHHNKKKDAPSGTAMTLAQSVAKARNLDLEKVRVSGRDGIIGQRSKDEIAVMSLRGGDIVGSHRVGFYNEGEFIELNHTATSRATFAKGAIKCAKWLVSQENGLYDIDDCLGI, from the coding sequence ATGATAAATATCGGAATTCATGGAAGTAGTGGGCGTATGGGTACACAAATAAGGCTTTGTTTAGAAGGCGATGAGTTTGCAAAGTCAAGTGCCTTGTTTGATCAAGGCTCCAGTTATGAGGATTTTTTCGCAAAATGTGATGTGATAATTGACTTTTCTACCCCAAAAGGTTGTGAGGATTTGCTTTTATATGCAAGAAGTAATCCCAAGCCTTTGGTAATAGGTACTACAGGTTTGGATACTAAGCAAAATGAGTTAATGCAAAGTGCAAGTATTACTATGCCTATTCTTTATGCTACCAACATGTCTTTAGGTGTTGCAATTTTAAAAAAACTTTCTTATTTGGCAAGCGAAGCCTTAAGGGATTTTGATATAGAAATACTAGAAATGCATCATAATAAGAAAAAAGACGCTCCTAGTGGTACTGCTATGACTTTAGCACAAAGTGTTGCAAAGGCTAGAAATTTAGACTTAGAAAAGGTCAGAGTGAGCGGGAGAGATGGAATCATCGGACAAAGAAGTAAAGATGAGATAGCAGTAATGAGTTTAAGAGGTGGCGATATAGTTGGCTCGCATAGGGTTGGTTTTTATAATGAAGGCGAATTTATAGAATTAAATCATACCGCAACATCACGAGCTACTTTCGCAAAAGGTGCAATAAAATGTGCAAAATGGTTAGTTTCTCAAGAAAATGGCTTGTATGATATAGATGATTGTTTAGGAATTTAA
- a CDS encoding PepSY-like domain-containing protein, with translation MKKILILSTTLALMASANITQQNTNSYQQNMLHMPQHNPYAQNYYGLSKPIMDKIQSSFPGAFIVDVDWEDFGYEIKLSNNMEMFFDRNGNFLGQKWDD, from the coding sequence ATGAAAAAAATACTAATTCTAAGTACAACTTTAGCGCTAATGGCTAGTGCAAATATTACACAACAAAATACTAATTCATATCAACAAAATATGCTTCATATGCCTCAACATAATCCTTATGCGCAAAATTATTATGGTCTATCTAAACCTATCATGGATAAAATTCAAAGTTCTTTTCCAGGTGCGTTTATCGTTGATGTAGATTGGGAAGATTTTGGATATGAAATCAAACTTAGTAATAATATGGAAATGTTTTTTGATAGGAATGGAAATTTTCTAGGTCAAAAATGGGATGATTAA
- the trxB gene encoding thioredoxin-disulfide reductase: protein MLDLAIIGGGPAGLSAGLYATRGGLKNVVMFEKGTPGGQITSSSEIENYPGVAQVLDGISFMAPWNEQCMRFGLKHEMIGVEQISKNTDGSFNIKLENGKVEQAKAVIVCTGSTPRRAGFKGEDEFFGKGVSTCATCDGFFYKNKEVAVLGGGDTALEEALYLANICSKVYLIHRRDEFRAAPSTVEKVRNNDKIELITNAVVDEVCGDNMGVNKVKIAFNDGSKRELDVPGIFTFVGLNVRNEILKQENGEFLCAMEEGGQVSVDLKMQTNIAGLFAAGDLRKDAPKQVICAAGDGAVAALSALAYIENLH, encoded by the coding sequence ATGTTAGATTTAGCTATTATAGGCGGTGGCCCTGCTGGTTTAAGTGCAGGATTATATGCTACTAGAGGTGGATTAAAAAATGTTGTAATGTTTGAAAAAGGTACACCAGGTGGACAAATAACTTCAAGTTCAGAAATTGAAAATTATCCTGGAGTTGCACAAGTTTTAGATGGAATTTCTTTTATGGCTCCATGGAATGAACAATGTATGCGTTTTGGTTTAAAACATGAAATGATAGGTGTAGAACAAATTAGCAAAAATACTGATGGTAGTTTTAATATCAAATTAGAAAATGGTAAAGTCGAACAAGCAAAGGCTGTTATTGTTTGTACAGGTTCTACTCCGCGTCGTGCTGGTTTTAAAGGCGAGGATGAATTTTTTGGTAAAGGTGTAAGTACTTGTGCAACTTGCGATGGATTTTTTTATAAAAATAAAGAAGTAGCTGTTTTAGGTGGGGGAGATACAGCCTTAGAAGAGGCATTGTATCTAGCTAATATTTGCTCAAAAGTATATTTAATTCACAGAAGAGATGAGTTTAGAGCAGCACCTTCAACGGTAGAAAAAGTAAGAAATAACGATAAAATAGAATTAATCACAAATGCGGTGGTTGATGAGGTTTGTGGTGATAATATGGGTGTTAATAAGGTAAAAATAGCATTTAATGATGGCTCTAAAAGAGAGCTTGATGTGCCTGGAATCTTTACCTTTGTTGGATTAAATGTAAGAAATGAAATCTTAAAACAAGAAAATGGTGAGTTTTTATGTGCTATGGAAGAAGGTGGTCAAGTGAGTGTTGATCTTAAAATGCAAACTAATATAGCAGGATTATTTGCAGCAGGTGATTTAAGAAAAGATGCTCCAAAACAAGTAATATGTGCAGCAGGCGATGGAGCAGTCGCAGCGCTTAGTGCTTTAGCATATATTGAAAATTTGCATTAA
- the trxA gene encoding thioredoxin produces MGKYIDLTAENFAQAKEGVALVDFWAPWCGPCRMLAPVIDELANDFDGKAKICKVNTEEQGDLAAQFGVRSIPTIFFFKDGEVVDQLVGAQSKQVLADKLNSLL; encoded by the coding sequence ATGGGAAAATATATTGATTTAACTGCAGAAAATTTTGCACAAGCAAAAGAAGGTGTAGCTTTAGTAGATTTTTGGGCTCCATGGTGTGGACCTTGTAGAATGCTTGCGCCGGTAATTGATGAGCTTGCAAATGATTTTGATGGTAAGGCTAAAATTTGCAAAGTAAATACAGAAGAGCAAGGTGATTTAGCTGCGCAATTTGGCGTAAGATCTATTCCAACTATCTTTTTCTTTAAAGATGGTGAAGTAGTTGATCAATTAGTTGGTGCTCAATCAAAACAAGTTTTAGCAGATAAACTAAACTCACTTTTATAA
- a CDS encoding YraN family protein, with the protein MALSQYLFGIKGEDIACEYLKNKDFEILERNFHSKFGEIDIIAKKDKILHFIEVKSTQGNYEVAYRLDGKKYNKIIKTIEYYFMKHKSNENFQLDLLCVYKDDIKLLENISY; encoded by the coding sequence ATGGCTTTATCGCAGTATCTTTTTGGCATAAAAGGTGAAGATATAGCATGTGAATATCTAAAAAATAAAGATTTTGAAATTTTAGAAAGAAATTTTCATTCTAAATTTGGTGAAATTGATATTATTGCTAAAAAAGATAAAATTTTACATTTTATTGAAGTTAAAAGCACACAAGGAAATTATGAAGTAGCCTATAGGCTAGATGGTAAAAAATATAACAAAATTATTAAAACCATAGAGTATTACTTTATGAAACACAAAAGTAATGAAAATTTTCAATTAGATTTACTTTGTGTGTATAAAGATGATATAAAACTTTTAGAAAACATTAGTTATTAA
- a CDS encoding homoserine dehydrogenase produces the protein MKIAILGYGTVGSAVVETLLKNQDLIKARCDEEIIPVIALARNPKPNALIPVVNDIDEVLEREDIDVFVELMGGIDLPFEIISKILKRKKSVVTANKALLAYHRYELEKLAQDTAFGYEASVAGGIPIIKILKEGLSANNIVSIKGILNGTSNYILSKMAEDNAKFQEVLKKAQDLGYAEADPTFDIEGFDAAHKLLILANIAYGLRVKPEDILIEGISKISDEDIYFAKEFEYAIKHLGIAKIKDEKIELRVHPVMLNKDKMLAKVDGVMNAVSIDGDILGESLYYGPGAGGKATASAVVADLIDIARKEKNSAIFGYLNDTSYKLLNKDEIYTRYYLRLKVLDKIGVLSKITQLMSEHQISIDTFLQKPKKEKQDCSTLFFITHQTYEKNIQILTQKLKEQEFVKDDVFMMRIED, from the coding sequence ATGAAAATAGCAATTTTAGGTTATGGCACGGTAGGAAGTGCTGTTGTAGAAACTTTGTTAAAAAATCAAGACTTAATCAAAGCAAGATGTGATGAAGAAATTATTCCAGTAATTGCTTTAGCAAGAAATCCAAAACCAAATGCATTGATTCCTGTGGTTAATGATATTGATGAGGTTTTAGAGCGTGAAGATATTGATGTATTTGTAGAGTTAATGGGTGGTATTGATTTACCTTTTGAGATAATTTCAAAAATTTTAAAAAGAAAAAAATCAGTAGTAACTGCTAATAAAGCTTTACTTGCTTATCATCGTTATGAGCTTGAAAAATTAGCACAAGATACAGCTTTTGGTTATGAGGCAAGTGTAGCGGGTGGAATTCCTATAATTAAAATTTTAAAAGAGGGTTTGAGTGCTAATAATATCGTTTCCATTAAAGGCATTTTAAATGGCACAAGTAATTATATTTTAAGCAAGATGGCAGAAGATAATGCCAAATTTCAAGAAGTGTTAAAAAAAGCACAAGATTTAGGATATGCTGAAGCTGATCCTACTTTTGATATAGAAGGGTTTGATGCTGCGCATAAGCTTTTAATTTTAGCAAATATTGCTTATGGATTAAGAGTAAAACCTGAAGATATCTTGATTGAGGGTATTAGTAAGATAAGTGATGAGGATATTTATTTTGCAAAGGAATTTGAGTACGCTATAAAACATTTAGGTATTGCTAAAATAAAAGATGAAAAAATAGAACTAAGAGTTCATCCTGTCATGTTAAATAAAGATAAAATGTTAGCAAAAGTTGATGGGGTGATGAATGCTGTTAGTATAGATGGGGATATTTTGGGCGAAAGTTTATATTATGGTCCAGGAGCAGGTGGCAAGGCAACTGCAAGTGCTGTTGTAGCAGATTTAATCGATATAGCAAGAAAAGAAAAAAATAGTGCTATTTTTGGATATTTAAACGATACTTCTTACAAGCTTTTAAATAAGGATGAAATTTATACAAGATATTATCTAAGATTAAAAGTATTGGATAAAATAGGGGTTTTATCAAAAATTACACAATTAATGAGCGAACATCAAATTTCAATCGATACTTTTTTACAAAAGCCAAAAAAAGAAAAGCAAGATTGTAGTACTTTATTTTTTATCACTCATCAAACTTATGAAAAAAATATACAAATTTTAACTCAAAAACTTAAAGAGCAAGAATTTGTTAAAGATGATGTTTTTATGATGAGAATAGAAGATTAA
- a CDS encoding LL-diaminopimelate aminotransferase has translation MFEEIHFNTIERLPNYVFAEVNAIKMAARRAGEDIIDFSMGNPDGKTPQHIIDKLCESANKDKTSGYSASSGIYKLRLAICSWYKRKYDVDLDPESEVVATMGSKEGFVNLARAVINPGDVAIVPTPAYPIHTQAFIIAGGNVATMNFDFNENYELNENTFFENLQKTLHESIPRPKYVVVNFPHNPTTVTVEKSFYERLVAMAKKERFYIISDIAYADLTFGSYKTPSIFEVEGAKDVAVETYTLSKSYNMAGWRVGFVVGNKRLIAALKKIKSWFDYGMYTPIQVAATVALDGDQTCVEEIKATYAKRLEVLLESFYQAGWELKKPNASMFVWAKLPQSKAHLGSMEFSKQLLQKANVAVSPGVGFGEAGNEYVRIALIENENRIRQAARNIKKYLRE, from the coding sequence ATGTTTGAAGAAATTCATTTTAATACCATAGAAAGACTTCCAAATTATGTTTTTGCTGAAGTTAATGCGATTAAAATGGCAGCAAGAAGAGCAGGAGAAGATATTATTGATTTTTCTATGGGAAATCCTGATGGCAAAACTCCTCAACATATTATAGACAAGCTTTGTGAAAGTGCAAATAAAGATAAAACTTCAGGGTATTCTGCTTCGAGTGGAATTTATAAACTAAGACTTGCAATTTGTAGTTGGTACAAAAGAAAATATGATGTTGATTTAGATCCTGAAAGTGAAGTAGTTGCAACAATGGGTTCTAAAGAAGGTTTTGTAAATTTAGCAAGAGCTGTTATTAACCCAGGGGATGTAGCTATTGTACCTACACCTGCTTATCCTATACATACTCAAGCTTTTATCATAGCAGGTGGTAATGTAGCAACTATGAATTTTGATTTTAATGAAAATTATGAATTAAATGAAAATACTTTTTTTGAAAATTTACAAAAAACATTACATGAGAGCATTCCGCGTCCAAAATATGTAGTAGTAAATTTTCCACATAATCCTACAACAGTTACAGTGGAAAAAAGTTTTTATGAGAGATTGGTTGCTATGGCAAAAAAAGAAAGATTTTATATTATTTCTGATATTGCCTATGCGGATTTAACTTTTGGTTCTTATAAAACTCCTTCGATTTTTGAAGTTGAAGGTGCTAAAGATGTTGCAGTAGAAACTTATACACTTTCAAAATCTTACAACATGGCAGGTTGGCGCGTAGGTTTTGTGGTGGGTAATAAACGCTTAATTGCGGCTTTGAAAAAGATTAAATCTTGGTTTGATTATGGTATGTACACGCCTATACAAGTTGCTGCTACTGTAGCTTTAGATGGAGATCAAACCTGTGTTGAAGAGATTAAGGCAACTTATGCAAAAAGATTGGAAGTTTTATTAGAATCATTTTATCAAGCAGGATGGGAGCTAAAAAAACCTAATGCAAGTATGTTTGTTTGGGCAAAACTCCCTCAAAGTAAGGCTCATCTTGGTAGTATGGAATTTTCTAAGCAGCTTTTACAAAAAGCAAATGTAGCAGTAAGTCCTGGAGTTGGCTTTGGTGAAGCGGGTAATGAGTATGTTAGAATAGCTTTAATAGAAAATGAAAATCGCATTCGTCAAGCAGCAAGAAATATCAAAAAATATTTAAGAGAATAA